Proteins found in one Desulfovibrio subterraneus genomic segment:
- a CDS encoding VCBS domain-containing protein: WKYELDGRAQALDNGDIRTETFTVTTNGGDTHTITITVNGTEDAPVITGTDTGAVTEDVTVAASGTLTAVDADA, translated from the coding sequence TGGAAATACGAGCTGGATGGCCGCGCGCAGGCGCTGGACAATGGCGATATTCGAACCGAGACCTTTACGGTGACGACCAACGGCGGCGACACGCACACTATCACCATCACGGTGAACGGTACCGAAGATGCACCCGTCATCACCGGAACTGACACCGGAGCCGTGACTGAAGACGTGACCGTAGCTGCCTCCGGTACGCTGACGGCCGTGGATGCGGACGCCG